Proteins from a single region of Streptomyces sp. Tu 3180:
- a CDS encoding neutral/alkaline ceramidase yields MTAERPLRSRRTVLRAGALTGLGLTGTAVAGRSRAAAAPAGDTGYLVGRGVADATGEVAEVGMMGYGRFDQQATGLHTRLRARAFVVADRASGRRVMLIVADSPMIFESVHRAVLRRLAGAYGDLYTEQNVLVTATHTHAGPGGYSHHLLYNTTTFGFHRKTFEAVADGLFEAAQRAHDDLAPSELVLSHGTLTGASVNRSRSAFERNPKADRDHFPDAVDPLTTLLRVERAGRTVGAVNWFPVHSTSMSGDNRLISADNKGYAAYHWEREVHGVDYLSGGSPAFVSAFAQTNSGDMSPNLGLEPPTTPEDFDRTRANGLRQYEAAAAQADRPGVRLSGPVDSRLVYVDLSDVTVRPEFTGDGRTHRTSKPCVGASMAAGSLEDGPAFPGFEEGENPFWDAVSDSVVYTVSPELAQAQAPKDVLVPIGEMNRVYPWVQERVPVMLVRIGRLHLIGIPGEVTICAGLRLRRTVAGIVGADLDDVLVAGYANAYFHYVTTPEEYDAQQYEGGSTLFGRWQLPALQQTAAGLATALRDGTGLPVGPEPPDLSGKALSLQPGVVLDAPPAFRKFGDVLVAPRENYRAGERVEAVFAGAHPGNDLHRGETYLEVQRQESGGAWRTVADDGDWATRFHWERDGVAASRVTVTWDVPQGTAPGAHRIVYHGDARSVTGTVTPFTGTSPVFVVR; encoded by the coding sequence ATGACCGCGGAACGCCCCCTTCGCAGCAGGCGTACGGTCCTGCGGGCGGGAGCCCTCACCGGCCTCGGACTCACGGGCACGGCGGTGGCCGGCCGGAGCCGCGCCGCCGCCGCACCCGCCGGTGACACCGGCTACCTCGTCGGCCGGGGCGTCGCCGACGCCACCGGTGAGGTGGCCGAGGTCGGCATGATGGGCTACGGCAGGTTCGACCAGCAGGCCACCGGACTGCACACCCGGCTGCGGGCGCGTGCGTTCGTCGTGGCCGACAGGGCGAGCGGCCGGCGGGTCATGCTGATCGTCGCCGACTCACCGATGATCTTCGAAAGCGTGCACCGGGCGGTGCTGCGGCGGCTCGCCGGGGCGTACGGCGACCTCTACACCGAGCAGAACGTGCTCGTCACCGCCACCCACACGCACGCCGGTCCCGGCGGTTACTCGCACCATCTGCTGTACAACACGACCACGTTCGGCTTCCACCGCAAGACCTTCGAGGCGGTGGCGGACGGCCTGTTCGAGGCCGCGCAGCGGGCCCACGACGATCTGGCGCCGTCCGAACTGGTGCTCAGCCACGGCACGTTGACCGGGGCCAGCGTCAACCGCTCCCGGTCGGCCTTCGAACGCAACCCGAAGGCGGACCGCGACCACTTCCCGGACGCCGTCGACCCGCTCACCACCCTGCTGCGGGTGGAACGGGCCGGGCGGACGGTGGGCGCCGTCAACTGGTTCCCGGTGCACAGCACCAGCATGTCCGGGGACAACCGCCTGATCAGCGCGGACAACAAGGGGTACGCGGCCTACCACTGGGAGCGCGAGGTCCACGGCGTCGACTACCTGTCCGGCGGCTCCCCGGCGTTCGTCTCGGCGTTCGCCCAGACCAACAGCGGCGACATGTCGCCCAACCTCGGCCTGGAGCCGCCCACGACGCCGGAGGACTTCGACCGCACCCGCGCCAACGGGCTCCGGCAGTACGAGGCCGCCGCGGCCCAGGCGGACCGGCCGGGCGTCCGGCTGTCCGGCCCGGTCGACTCCCGGCTGGTGTACGTCGACCTCTCCGACGTCACGGTGCGCCCCGAGTTCACCGGCGACGGACGCACCCACCGGACCTCCAAGCCCTGCGTGGGCGCCTCCATGGCGGCCGGCAGCCTGGAGGACGGGCCGGCCTTCCCCGGGTTCGAGGAGGGGGAGAACCCCTTCTGGGACGCCGTCTCCGACTCCGTGGTCTACACGGTCTCGCCGGAGCTGGCGCAGGCCCAGGCGCCCAAGGACGTCCTCGTGCCCATCGGGGAGATGAACCGCGTCTACCCCTGGGTGCAGGAGCGGGTGCCCGTGATGCTGGTCCGCATCGGCCGCCTCCACCTCATCGGCATCCCGGGCGAGGTCACCATTTGCGCGGGGCTGCGGCTGCGGCGCACCGTCGCCGGGATCGTGGGCGCGGACCTCGACGACGTACTGGTCGCCGGGTACGCCAACGCCTACTTCCACTACGTGACCACCCCCGAGGAGTACGACGCGCAGCAGTACGAGGGCGGGAGCACGCTCTTCGGCCGCTGGCAGCTCCCGGCGCTCCAGCAGACCGCGGCCGGACTGGCCACCGCGCTGCGCGACGGCACGGGCCTGCCCGTCGGGCCCGAGCCGCCGGACCTGTCCGGCAAGGCGCTCTCCCTGCAGCCGGGTGTGGTGCTGGACGCGCCGCCCGCCTTCCGGAAGTTCGGGGACGTGCTGGTGGCGCCCCGGGAGAACTACCGGGCCGGTGAACGCGTCGAGGCCGTCTTCGCGGGCGCCCACCCGGGCAACGACCTGCACCGGGGGGAGACGTACCTGGAGGTCCAGCGCCAGGAGTCCGGCGGGGCCTGGCGCACCGTCGCCGACGACGGCGACTGGGCGACCCGGTTCCACTGGGAGCGCGACGGCGTCGCCGCCTCCCGGGTCACCGTCACGTGGGACGTCCCGCAGGGGACCGCCCCGGGCGCCCACCGGATCGTCTACCACGGCGACGCGAGGAGCGTCACCGGCACCGTCACCCCGTTCACCGGTACGTCGCCGGTCTTCGTCGTGCGGTGA
- a CDS encoding TOPRIM nucleotidyl transferase/hydrolase domain-containing protein yields MTDMGAFREAVTAWAAGGPGAPARELAARLSVRTAVLLEGPSDVSAVDALAAGRGRNLAAEGVCVLPVDGAMNAGRFARLLGPSGLGLRLTGLCDEGERPHYARAWERAGAAQQEFFVCAADLEDELIRALGVTRVEELVRAEGDLRPLRTFLRQPAQRGRTSQQQLRRFLGTKKGRKIHYGRVLAGALDPDRVPGPLDGLLAGL; encoded by the coding sequence ATGACCGACATGGGGGCGTTCCGGGAGGCGGTCACCGCGTGGGCGGCCGGTGGTCCGGGCGCCCCCGCGCGCGAGCTGGCCGCGCGGCTGTCCGTCCGGACGGCCGTCCTGCTCGAAGGGCCGAGCGACGTCTCGGCGGTCGACGCGCTGGCCGCGGGCCGCGGCCGGAACCTGGCGGCCGAAGGGGTCTGCGTCCTGCCCGTGGACGGTGCGATGAACGCCGGGCGCTTCGCCCGCCTCCTCGGGCCGTCCGGTCTGGGTCTGCGCCTCACGGGACTGTGCGACGAGGGGGAGCGCCCCCACTACGCCCGCGCCTGGGAGCGGGCCGGTGCGGCACAGCAGGAGTTCTTCGTCTGCGCGGCGGACCTGGAGGACGAGCTCATCCGCGCGCTGGGCGTGACCCGGGTGGAGGAGCTCGTCCGGGCGGAGGGCGACCTGCGCCCCCTGCGGACCTTCCTGCGCCAGCCCGCGCAGCGGGGCCGCACCTCGCAGCAGCAGTTGCGGCGCTTCCTCGGCACGAAGAAGGGGCGCAAGATCCACTACGGCCGCGTCCTCGCCGGGGCCCTCGACCCCGACCGCGTGCCCGGCCCGCTCGACGGCCTGCTCGCCGGCCTCTGA
- a CDS encoding peptidyl-tRNA hydrolase produces MSTDQTPAADSPFRPRPGARDEAPQFVLPLVVRIERAAPPPRTDALETAARAVLVMLADERSVGEGEWARAMRDWQDARIRKVVRRARGAEWRRAEALPGITVTGKSAQVRVFPPVPLDGWPKDLARLQVSGTDLDDPRTPPPADPAAPVLWMNPDLGMSAGKAMAQAGHGAQLAWWELPDEERAAWHAAGFPLTVRTADPARWAELTAGGLPTVRDAGFTEIAPGSCTVVADHPALR; encoded by the coding sequence GTGAGCACTGATCAGACGCCTGCCGCCGACAGCCCCTTCCGCCCCCGCCCGGGTGCCCGCGACGAGGCACCCCAGTTCGTCCTGCCCCTGGTCGTCCGCATCGAGCGGGCGGCGCCCCCGCCCCGCACGGACGCCCTGGAGACGGCGGCCCGCGCGGTCCTGGTGATGCTGGCCGACGAACGCTCGGTGGGCGAGGGCGAGTGGGCGCGGGCGATGCGGGACTGGCAGGACGCCCGGATCCGCAAGGTGGTGCGCCGGGCACGCGGCGCGGAGTGGCGCCGCGCGGAGGCGCTCCCCGGCATCACGGTCACCGGCAAGTCGGCGCAGGTCCGCGTCTTCCCGCCCGTCCCCCTGGACGGCTGGCCCAAGGACCTGGCCCGCCTCCAGGTCTCCGGCACCGACCTCGACGACCCGCGGACCCCGCCCCCGGCGGACCCGGCCGCCCCCGTCCTCTGGATGAACCCCGACCTGGGCATGTCGGCCGGCAAGGCCATGGCCCAGGCGGGCCACGGCGCCCAGCTGGCCTGGTGGGAACTGCCGGACGAGGAGCGCGCGGCCTGGCACGCCGCCGGCTTCCCCCTCACCGTCCGCACCGCCGACCCGGCCCGCTGGGCCGAGCTGACGGCCGGCGGCCTCCCCACGGTGCGCGACGCGGGCTTCACGGAGATCGCCCCGGGTTCGTGCACGGTGGTGGCGGACCACCCGGCGCTCCGGTAG
- a CDS encoding polysaccharide deacetylase family protein, giving the protein MIALVRRVAAVCVLGTALTACATVQPPQQRPRPAPSASPAMPSPSPPPPTLAPGPSGLTPVFRNGPRTSGDKTVALTFDADMTAGQGPRAAAGERFDHPRLIAALRALRVPATVFMTGRWAEEYPDQARSIGRDPLFEVANHSYSHYAFTDDCYGLPTVPAERMRADVERAYAVFREVGVADPMPYFRFPGGCYDRAALEQLTRTGVTAVQWDVVGGDAFATDARAVARQVLEGVRPGSVVVLHCTRSAAPTTERAVRTIVPELRRRGYRFVKVSELIRTASGRG; this is encoded by the coding sequence GTGATCGCCCTTGTACGAAGAGTGGCGGCCGTATGCGTCCTGGGCACCGCGCTCACCGCCTGCGCCACCGTCCAGCCCCCGCAGCAGCGGCCCCGCCCCGCGCCCTCCGCCTCCCCCGCCATGCCGTCCCCGTCCCCGCCCCCGCCCACCCTCGCCCCGGGCCCCTCGGGGCTGACCCCGGTGTTCCGCAACGGCCCCCGCACCTCCGGCGACAAGACGGTGGCCCTCACCTTCGACGCCGACATGACCGCCGGCCAGGGTCCGCGGGCGGCGGCGGGCGAGCGCTTCGACCACCCGCGGCTGATCGCCGCCCTGCGCGCGCTGAGGGTCCCGGCCACCGTGTTCATGACGGGACGATGGGCCGAGGAGTACCCGGACCAGGCCCGCTCCATCGGCCGGGACCCGCTGTTCGAGGTCGCCAACCACTCCTACAGCCACTACGCCTTCACCGACGACTGCTACGGCCTGCCGACCGTCCCCGCGGAGCGGATGCGGGCGGACGTGGAGCGGGCGTACGCCGTCTTCCGCGAGGTCGGGGTGGCGGACCCGATGCCGTACTTCCGCTTTCCCGGCGGCTGTTACGACCGCGCGGCGCTCGAGCAGCTGACCCGGACCGGCGTCACGGCGGTGCAGTGGGACGTGGTCGGCGGCGACGCGTTCGCCACGGACGCGCGGGCGGTGGCCCGGCAGGTGCTGGAGGGGGTGCGGCCGGGCTCGGTGGTCGTCCTGCACTGCACGCGCAGCGCGGCCCCGACGACCGAGCGGGCGGTGCGGACGATCGTCCCGGAGCTGCGCCGCAGGGGGTACCGCTTCGTGAAGGTCTCCGAGCTGATCAGGACGGCGAGCGGACGGGGCTGA
- a CDS encoding FAD-dependent oxidoreductase: protein MTEKQQVRGSYWLETAPGGRHSALAEDLDVDVAVIGAGIAGLCTAWELTRAGRSVAVLEAGRVAAGVTGHTTAKITAQHTLVYDKLRRTRGVEGARLYARSQSEAIEHIAGVATELGVDCEWERRSAYTFTCDAGRVDELRAEAEAAREAGLPASFVTETGLPFPVAGAVEVTGQAQFHPRRFLLALADDLVARGGRIHEDTTVLGLEEGEPCRLSTAAGATVTARDVVVATHYPIFDRALLFTRLSPRRELVVAGLLPAGQDPDGMYITPDENTRSVRTAPYGEDGTRRLLVITGEHFTPGTGDTRARFDRLAAWAREHFPDVELTHRWATQDNDPTDTVPLVGPLHHGARHAYVATGFGGWGMSGGVMAGLLLTAQITGEEREWSGLYDPRRLAPAVREAPSFLKTQAEVARHFVGDRLRPSPPVEALPPGEGAVVRADGGRLAVYRDEDGTLHAVSARCTHLGCLVDFNSAERAWECPCHGSRFDTDGKVIQGPATRPLERRDI, encoded by the coding sequence ATGACGGAGAAACAGCAGGTCAGAGGCTCGTACTGGCTCGAGACCGCGCCGGGCGGCCGGCATTCCGCACTGGCCGAGGACCTCGACGTGGACGTGGCGGTGATCGGCGCCGGGATCGCCGGGCTGTGCACCGCGTGGGAGCTGACGCGGGCCGGGAGGAGCGTCGCGGTGCTGGAGGCCGGGCGGGTCGCGGCCGGTGTCACCGGACACACGACCGCCAAGATCACCGCCCAGCACACGCTGGTCTACGACAAGCTGCGCCGCACCCGCGGCGTCGAGGGCGCGCGGCTCTACGCCCGTTCGCAGTCGGAGGCGATCGAGCACATCGCCGGCGTCGCGACGGAGCTCGGCGTCGACTGCGAGTGGGAGCGCCGCAGCGCGTACACCTTCACCTGCGACGCGGGCCGGGTCGACGAGCTGCGCGCGGAGGCGGAGGCCGCGCGGGAGGCGGGCCTGCCGGCCTCGTTCGTGACGGAGACCGGACTGCCGTTCCCGGTGGCGGGCGCGGTCGAGGTGACCGGCCAGGCGCAGTTCCATCCGCGCAGGTTCCTGCTGGCCCTCGCCGACGACCTGGTGGCGCGGGGCGGACGCATCCACGAGGACACCACCGTCCTCGGCCTGGAGGAGGGCGAGCCCTGCCGCCTGTCCACCGCGGCCGGGGCCACGGTGACCGCCCGGGACGTCGTGGTCGCCACCCACTACCCGATCTTCGACCGGGCCCTGCTGTTCACCCGCCTCTCCCCGCGCCGCGAACTGGTCGTCGCCGGCCTCCTCCCCGCCGGCCAGGACCCCGACGGCATGTACATCACCCCCGACGAGAACACCCGCTCGGTGCGCACCGCCCCCTACGGCGAGGACGGCACCCGGCGCCTGCTCGTGATCACCGGGGAGCACTTCACCCCGGGCACGGGCGACACCCGGGCCCGCTTCGACCGCCTGGCCGCCTGGGCGCGCGAGCACTTCCCCGACGTGGAGCTCACCCACCGCTGGGCCACCCAGGACAACGACCCCACCGACACCGTGCCGCTGGTCGGGCCGCTGCACCACGGCGCCCGGCACGCCTACGTCGCCACCGGCTTCGGCGGCTGGGGCATGAGCGGCGGGGTGATGGCGGGCCTGCTGCTCACCGCGCAGATCACCGGCGAGGAGCGCGAGTGGAGCGGGCTGTACGACCCGCGCCGGCTGGCCCCGGCCGTGCGCGAGGCCCCGTCCTTCCTCAAGACCCAGGCCGAGGTCGCCCGGCACTTCGTCGGCGACCGGCTGCGCCCCTCGCCGCCGGTGGAGGCCCTGCCTCCCGGCGAGGGCGCCGTGGTCCGCGCCGACGGCGGCCGGCTCGCGGTCTACCGCGACGAGGACGGCACCCTGCACGCGGTCTCCGCCCGCTGCACCCACCTGGGCTGCCTGGTCGACTTCAACTCCGCGGAACGCGCCTGGGAATGCCCCTGCCACGGCTCCCGCTTCGACACCGACGGCAAGGTCATCCAGGGCCCGGCGACCCGGCCGCTGGAGCGGCGGGACATCTGA
- a CDS encoding metalloregulator ArsR/SmtB family transcription factor, translating to MVVDGVTDGTGEAVDRLFQALADATRRDILRRCVRDGLSVSRLAAAYPMSFAAVQKHVTVLERAGLVTKQRRGREQLVRTDPDAVGRARRALDELESAWRARVDRMSGLLPDDGTGSGAAPRAAPAPDGNTTTNTEKGQDG from the coding sequence ATGGTTGTAGATGGAGTGACCGACGGAACCGGCGAGGCCGTGGACCGGCTGTTCCAGGCCCTGGCCGACGCGACGCGCCGCGACATACTCCGCCGCTGTGTGCGGGACGGGCTGTCCGTGTCGCGTCTGGCCGCGGCGTACCCGATGAGCTTCGCCGCGGTGCAGAAGCACGTCACGGTGCTGGAGCGGGCCGGCCTGGTCACCAAGCAGCGACGCGGACGGGAGCAGCTCGTGCGCACCGATCCCGACGCGGTGGGGCGTGCGCGGCGGGCCCTCGACGAACTGGAGTCGGCCTGGCGGGCGCGGGTGGACCGGATGTCCGGCCTGCTCCCGGACGACGGCACCGGATCCGGGGCCGCCCCCCGTGCCGCCCCGGCCCCCGACGGCAACACGACGACGAACACGGAGAAAGGACAGGACGGATGA
- a CDS encoding SRPBCC domain-containing protein codes for MTVTSVDKDVDNLTLTLVADFTAPVEQVWRLWADPRLLERWWGPPAYPATFEEHDLTPGGEVRYYMTSPEGEKYGGWWRITSVTPPTSLEFTDGFSDQDGKPNPEMPTTTVRMTLAERDGGTRMELRSVFDSREQMDRLAEMGMVEGLKAAVGQMDDVLAG; via the coding sequence ATGACTGTCACCAGCGTGGACAAGGACGTCGACAACCTCACCCTCACCCTGGTCGCCGACTTCACCGCCCCGGTCGAGCAGGTGTGGCGGCTGTGGGCCGACCCGCGGCTGCTGGAGCGCTGGTGGGGACCGCCCGCCTACCCGGCGACCTTCGAGGAGCACGACCTGACGCCCGGCGGGGAGGTCCGGTACTACATGACCAGCCCGGAGGGCGAGAAGTACGGAGGCTGGTGGCGGATCACCTCGGTGACGCCGCCGACCTCGCTGGAGTTCACCGACGGCTTCTCCGACCAGGACGGCAAGCCGAACCCCGAGATGCCGACCACCACGGTGCGGATGACGCTCGCCGAGCGCGACGGCGGCACCCGGATGGAACTGCGCTCGGTCTTCGACAGCCGGGAGCAGATGGACCGGCTGGCCGAGATGGGCATGGTCGAGGGGCTGAAGGCGGCGGTCGGGCAGATGGACGACGTGCTGGCGGGCTGA
- a CDS encoding PhoX family protein, with protein sequence MSETRSASGSPTTRRQLLARSGALGTGIAFSGALSELFTGTASARDLGHGGYGPLVPDPDGLLDLPKGFRYRVLSREGDRLRSGEGPVPSHHDGMAAFAGGHGRVHLVRNHENRATARIPVPAVEGLTYDPAGRGGCTALTLDSRGEVLSERVALAGTAVNCAGGPTPWGTWLTCEETEDKAGTNGCTRDHGFVFEVDGADPRRTGAVPLTAMGRFQHEAVAVDPGRGVVYETEDAFERPFGLFYRFLPKKPLGGTGSLRAGGRLQAMRVPGVPDLSSIRETGTRFDGIEWVDVPDPLAAGTPIRHQDFGRGGITHAQKLEGCYWGGRSVYFVSSFARSAEGSAGDHYGQIWRYDPDRRRLTLVIVFGPDTDVRLPGESPDNICLAPGGGLMVCEDGGGAQHVYGVTRRGEVYPLARNRQAVPSAAPAAGGTAQEPEWGEFAGVTFSPDGRTMYVNCYDPGTTFAVTGPWRR encoded by the coding sequence ATGTCCGAAACCCGGTCTGCCTCCGGCTCCCCCACGACACGACGTCAGCTGCTCGCCCGGTCCGGCGCCCTGGGGACCGGCATCGCGTTCTCCGGCGCCCTCTCCGAACTGTTCACCGGCACCGCCTCCGCGCGGGACCTCGGGCACGGCGGCTACGGCCCCCTGGTTCCCGACCCCGACGGGCTGCTCGACCTGCCGAAAGGTTTCCGCTACCGGGTGCTCTCCCGCGAGGGCGACCGGCTGCGCTCCGGCGAGGGACCGGTCCCCTCCCACCACGACGGCATGGCCGCCTTCGCGGGCGGACACGGCCGCGTCCACCTCGTCCGCAACCACGAGAACCGCGCCACCGCCCGGATCCCGGTCCCGGCGGTCGAGGGCCTGACCTACGACCCCGCGGGCAGGGGCGGCTGCACGGCGCTCACCCTGGACTCCCGCGGCGAGGTGCTGTCCGAGCGGGTCGCCCTCGCCGGTACGGCCGTCAACTGCGCGGGCGGGCCCACGCCTTGGGGCACCTGGCTGACCTGCGAGGAGACCGAGGACAAGGCGGGCACCAACGGCTGCACCAGGGACCACGGCTTCGTCTTCGAGGTCGACGGCGCCGACCCGCGCCGCACGGGCGCCGTACCGCTGACCGCGATGGGCCGCTTCCAGCACGAGGCGGTCGCGGTGGACCCGGGGCGGGGCGTCGTCTACGAGACCGAGGACGCCTTCGAGCGGCCCTTCGGCCTGTTCTACCGCTTCCTGCCGAAGAAGCCGCTCGGCGGCACCGGTTCGCTGCGCGCGGGCGGCCGGCTCCAGGCGATGCGGGTGCCGGGGGTGCCGGACCTGTCCTCGATCCGGGAGACGGGCACCCGCTTCGACGGCATCGAGTGGGTGGACGTGCCGGATCCGCTGGCCGCCGGAACCCCCATCCGCCACCAGGACTTCGGACGCGGGGGCATCACCCACGCCCAGAAGCTGGAGGGCTGCTACTGGGGCGGTCGCTCGGTGTACTTCGTGTCGTCCTTCGCCCGCAGCGCGGAGGGCTCGGCGGGCGACCACTACGGGCAGATCTGGCGCTACGACCCGGACCGGCGCCGGCTCACCCTGGTGATCGTCTTCGGTCCGGACACGGACGTGCGGCTCCCGGGCGAGTCGCCGGACAACATCTGCCTCGCCCCGGGCGGCGGCCTGATGGTCTGCGAGGACGGCGGCGGCGCCCAGCACGTCTACGGCGTCACCCGGCGCGGCGAGGTCTACCCCCTGGCCCGCAACCGCCAGGCGGTCCCCTCGGCCGCCCCCGCGGCGGGGGGCACCGCGCAGGAGCCGGAGTGGGGCGAGTTCGCCGGCGTCACCTTCTCCCCGGACGGCCGGACGATGTACGTCAACTGCTACGACCCCGGGACGACGTTCGCGGTGACGGGGCCGTGGCGCAGGTGA
- a CDS encoding slipin family protein: MLEELLTVAAAAGAAGAAYIVAAARVVKQYERGVVFRLGRLYGGVRAPGFTLVVPGVDRLRKVNLQIVTMPVPAQEGITRDNVTVRVDAVVYFKVVDAAAAIVNVEDYRFAVSQMAQTSLRSIIGKSDLDDLLSNREKLNQGLELMIDSPAVGWGVQIDRVEIKDVSLPDTMKRSMARQAEADRERRARIINADAELQASKKLAEAAQQMAETPSALQLRLLQTIVAVAAEKNSTLVLPFPVELLRFLERAQQTGPEHAVEARGEPGGRTPGP, encoded by the coding sequence ATGCTCGAGGAGCTGCTCACCGTGGCCGCCGCGGCCGGGGCCGCGGGCGCCGCGTACATCGTCGCCGCGGCCCGGGTCGTCAAGCAGTACGAGCGCGGGGTGGTCTTCCGCCTCGGCCGCCTGTACGGCGGCGTGCGCGCGCCGGGGTTCACCCTGGTCGTGCCCGGTGTGGACCGGCTGCGCAAGGTCAACCTGCAGATCGTCACGATGCCGGTGCCGGCCCAGGAGGGCATCACCCGGGACAACGTGACCGTGCGGGTCGACGCGGTCGTCTACTTCAAGGTCGTGGACGCGGCGGCGGCGATCGTCAACGTCGAGGACTACCGGTTCGCGGTCTCCCAGATGGCGCAGACCTCGCTGCGCTCCATCATCGGCAAGAGCGACCTGGACGATCTGCTGTCCAACCGCGAGAAGCTGAACCAGGGCCTGGAGCTGATGATCGACAGCCCGGCGGTCGGCTGGGGCGTGCAGATCGACCGCGTGGAGATCAAGGACGTCTCGCTGCCCGACACGATGAAGCGGTCCATGGCCCGCCAGGCCGAGGCCGACCGCGAGCGCCGGGCCCGCATCATCAACGCCGACGCCGAGCTCCAGGCGTCGAAGAAACTGGCCGAGGCGGCCCAGCAGATGGCGGAGACGCCCTCCGCGCTGCAACTGCGGCTGCTGCAGACGATCGTGGCGGTCGCCGCGGAGAAGAACTCCACCCTCGTGCTGCCCTTCCCGGTGGAGCTTCTGCGCTTCCTGGAACGGGCCCAGCAGACGGGGCCCGAGCACGCGGTGGAGGCCCGCGGGGAGCCCGGGGGCCGCACACCCGGCCCGTGA
- a CDS encoding SulP family inorganic anion transporter — MLSKFPHLRQDLLASIVVFLVAVPLCVGVAVASGVPAEVGLVTGIVGGLVTGLMRGSSLQVSGPAAGMTVLVFEAVSEFGVATLGVIVLIAGLLQLAMGFLGIGRWFRAISVSVVEGMLCGIGLVIIAGQLYAAAGMKAPETGTGKIVGLPGAFADALGSTEALASLAIGTGTVAVIVLWRKTPKGVRALPGALAAVILATAASSAFSLPVATVQVEGLLGVVQPPGAEAFGELAGPAVWGTIVAFALIASAESLFSAAAVDRLHNGPRTEYNKEMIAQGAGNTVCGLLGALPMTAVIVRSSANVNAGAKTKASRVLHGVWLLLFAALLPSALALIPLPALAGVLVHAGWKLIPFRGIAALWRAHPGEALILVVTAASIVAVNMFEGVLIGLALSVVKTAWQASHAKLEVIDKGAGPIQVYLSGNATFLRLPRILDTLEALPEDRPVELDLSGVHHLDHACRTALENWAERHGAAGTAPVKVTGDGKAARPESEEPVTAA, encoded by the coding sequence ATGCTGTCGAAGTTCCCTCATCTGAGGCAGGACCTCCTCGCCTCCATCGTCGTCTTCCTGGTCGCCGTGCCGCTGTGCGTCGGCGTGGCGGTCGCCTCCGGAGTCCCGGCCGAGGTGGGCCTGGTCACCGGCATCGTGGGCGGACTCGTCACCGGGCTCATGCGCGGCAGCAGCCTGCAGGTGTCCGGCCCGGCCGCCGGCATGACCGTGCTGGTCTTCGAGGCCGTCAGCGAGTTCGGCGTGGCCACGCTCGGCGTGATCGTGCTCATCGCCGGTCTGCTCCAACTCGCCATGGGCTTCCTCGGGATCGGCCGCTGGTTCAGGGCGATCTCCGTCTCCGTGGTCGAGGGGATGCTCTGCGGTATCGGCCTGGTGATCATCGCGGGCCAGCTCTACGCGGCGGCGGGCATGAAGGCGCCGGAAACCGGCACAGGCAAGATCGTGGGGCTGCCCGGGGCGTTCGCCGACGCGCTCGGCAGCACGGAAGCCCTGGCCTCCCTCGCGATAGGCACGGGCACCGTCGCCGTCATCGTGCTGTGGAGGAAGACGCCGAAGGGGGTGCGGGCCCTGCCCGGCGCCCTCGCCGCGGTGATCCTGGCCACGGCCGCCTCCTCGGCCTTCAGCCTGCCGGTCGCCACCGTGCAGGTGGAGGGTCTGCTCGGTGTCGTCCAGCCGCCGGGGGCCGAGGCGTTCGGCGAGCTGGCCGGTCCGGCCGTCTGGGGCACCATCGTCGCGTTCGCGCTGATCGCCTCGGCGGAGAGCCTGTTCAGCGCGGCGGCCGTGGACCGGCTGCACAACGGTCCGCGCACCGAGTACAACAAGGAAATGATCGCCCAGGGCGCGGGCAACACGGTGTGCGGTCTGCTCGGCGCGCTGCCGATGACCGCGGTGATCGTGCGCAGCTCCGCCAACGTCAACGCGGGCGCGAAGACCAAGGCCTCGCGCGTGCTGCACGGCGTGTGGCTGCTGCTGTTCGCGGCGCTGCTGCCGTCCGCGCTGGCGCTCATCCCGCTGCCCGCGCTGGCGGGCGTCCTGGTCCACGCGGGCTGGAAGCTGATCCCGTTCCGCGGGATCGCCGCCCTGTGGCGGGCGCACCCGGGCGAGGCGCTGATCCTGGTGGTCACCGCCGCGTCGATCGTCGCGGTGAACATGTTCGAGGGCGTGCTGATCGGTCTGGCCCTGTCGGTCGTCAAGACGGCCTGGCAGGCCTCGCACGCGAAGCTGGAGGTCATAGACAAGGGGGCGGGACCGATCCAGGTGTACCTGTCGGGCAACGCCACCTTCCTGCGGCTGCCGAGGATCCTCGACACCCTGGAGGCGCTGCCCGAGGACCGCCCGGTCGAACTGGACCTGTCCGGGGTCCACCACCTCGACCACGCCTGCCGTACGGCGCTGGAGAACTGGGCCGAGCGGCACGGCGCGGCCGGCACGGCACCGGTGAAGGTCACCGGGGACGGGAAGGCCGCGCGGCCGGAGAGCGAGGAGCCGGTCACCGCCGCCTAG